The Lathyrus oleraceus cultivar Zhongwan6 chromosome 5, CAAS_Psat_ZW6_1.0, whole genome shotgun sequence genome includes the window AGTTTAGGTGTTTACCTTTATAAATTTACTCGCTTTATTTATCGCATTTCCTATTGTTTTATACTATGGACATtatctgttgtgttgttgttaGGTTGGGATAGATTACATGAGAGGAAAGCTCTGTAACcgagcttagtatacacataggttagactcgtggatagtcgtgtGTTTCACGCGTTGGGCTGTCACAAGAGCCACACCtagactagattcacttggaagtactttaGTCCTGTGAGTATTCACTACAGAAGGGTATTTCCATTTcgagtcgatgactctgggagaccttcaagggaccaccttggagcatagtccacacctgtgagggggatatgggtttttattgcaggaaaccatagactctacCTACCTTGATACTCATGTTACATCGAACCTTTGAACTTATAACATGTGGCACATACAGATTGTTCAGAACATATCAGTGTTTCGAATCCATGTGACTTATATCATCCCATCATTACATTATCATTCATCATGATAAATTTTTTGCATATGCATTTCTTTTCCAGGAATCCAAGAGTCTAGTTTGTTTACCAAGAATTCAAAGCGAAGCATGAATCCTGAGAGGAAGAACATTCACAATTACAAGTTCGTGGAACCTCAGTTGGTTGTCTTGAGAGGACTTGGGGCACGTTTATACCTGGGACTCAAAGATGATTTCAAGGCGTCTTATGGTAACCTATTGGGTATTCTGAACACCGAAGTCAACATCACTGTTGTGCATACTCTGGTGCAATTCTACGATCCTCCGCTgagatgcttcacattccaagatTATTAGTTGGCACATACATTGGAAGAGTATTCACACATTCTGGGTATAAGGAATAAGAATCAAGTGCCTTACGTTCGCACTTTGGAACTTCCCAAATATCAAGACCTTGATGAAGCTCTACACATAGGAAAGAAGGAAGTGGAATTAAACTTGAAACCTAAGGGTGGAATTCATGGCTTCACCTCCAAGTTTCTAGTGGATAAAGCTATTTCCTTCGCCGAAGCTGGGAGTTGGACGACCTTCAATTCCAATCTAGCTCTACTTATCTATGGGATCATATTGTTTCCGAATATTGAGGAATTCGTAGATCTGGATGCTATTCATATCTTCTTAACTCAGAATCATATTCCTACTCTTCTTGTTGATACTTACTACCCCATCCATGTGAGGACTCAAAAGAAGAAAGGGACTATCGTCTGCTGTGCCCCTTTGATGTATAGATGGTTTATTTCGCATCTACCCAGCAAAGGCCCTTTTGTTGAGAACAAAGATAACTTGAAGTGGTCCCAACGGATCATGTCCTTGAATGTCAAAGACATTTCTTGGTATTCTCGAATCTACGACGGTGTCAAGCTTATCCTCAATTGTGGGGATtttcctaatgtacctcttctcGGTACAAAAGGGGGGATCAATTATAATCTGAGGTTAGCACTACGACAACTGGGATACCCTATGGTGGACAAGCCTGATCTCACGAGTGTAGAAGGTTTCGTCTTATATGAAGGGGTCGAAGAACCAGAACTAGTCAAGAAAATTGTCAAGGCTTGGGGAGAAATTTATCCTCAAGGAAGAGTGGAGATGGGTAAGAAGAATTGCATTGCCAAGGAAGCTTACACTAGATGGGTCAAAGACAGAGTTAGTGAGATTTTGTTGTCGTTTTCGCCTGAACCGTCCATGAACGTCAAGCCTCTTGAGCCAGTGAACCATCAAAATTCTGAAGTCGATGAATTGAAAAAGGTTATCAAGACCCTAGAGAAAGAGAATGCTGATCTCAAATCTAGACTTGGTAAGATCTCTTTGGAGAAAGAAACTTTGAAGTTCAATCTGAATCAAAAGAGAGATAGGGTTCGTCAAGTAAATGATGAGGTGTAAACAGAGGTATTCAAAAGACTCAAAGTGGGTGACACACTCAAAGGGACTTATGCCAGCTTGACAGCCAAGAAGAAGCAATTAGCTGAAACTCAATACTGGGCCAGCAAAGCGGAGCTCGAACATATGGAACAAACCAAGAAACTCCAAAGTCTGCTAGAAGCTTGCAAGAAAGAGTTAAAGGATGAGAAAAGCCGCACCAAGCAGCTAGAAGTCATTCTTCGCCATAATCAGTACGAGCTAAACCATAGATTAGAAGAGATTCGCGAGCTAAAAGAGCAATCACATAAGAACCTGGAAGACACCAACACACAAGTGAATAGGCATCCTGAAGATCTCCCCAACTGAGAGAAAACAGTTGTGAGCAGCACTCCAAGAAAACCAGATCATGACTTACCACCTGAAGGGAGTGCAATATTGGGAAAATGGGGCGCATGCCTGTCCCCGAAGCCTTAGACTTATTACAAAGAGTTGTTATCGAGATGTTTCTAGTTACTGCTCTTTAAGTTTGATTTGTAATTCACTAGGTTGAGGTCTGATAGGTTCAATGTTAATACTCTTGTATCCCAGTGGGCAGTCCCTTGATATGTACTTGTATTCCGCCTTCTCGATATTGAATAAAAGAGTTTCTCGGCTTTTGGCTTCATAAACTGTCTATCTTTTTGCTTTGTATTTGCTTGTGTTAGATAAACAAACTCAAGGATTCCTTGGAGTTGTTTTTCCTTTAACAAAAAATGAATATAAtgtaaaaaataaatttataCATCAATCTTTTCGCATACATACATGCATAtataacggtaaattcatgaccattaagctatggatatACTTAACGTCAAg containing:
- the LOC127081343 gene encoding uncharacterized protein LOC127081343 — protein: MNPERKNIHNYKFVEPQLVVLRGLGARLYLGLKDDFKASYGNLLEYSHILGIRNKNQVPYVRTLELPKYQDLDEALHIGKKEVELNLKPKGGIHGFTSKFLVDKAISFAEAGSWTTFNSNLALLIYGIILFPNIEEFVDLDAIHIFLTQNHIPTLLVDTYYPIHVRTQKKKGTIVCCAPLMYRWFISHLPSKGPFVENKDNLKWSQRIMSLNVKDISWYSRIYDGVKLILNCGDFPNVPLLGTKGGINYNLRLALRQLGYPMVDKPDLTSVEGFVLYEGVEEPELVKKIVKAWGEIYPQGRVEMGKKNCIAKEAYTRWVKDRVSEILLSFSPEPSMNVKPLEPVNHQNSEVDELKKVIKTLEKENADLKSRLGKISLEKETLKFNLNQKRDRVRQVNDEV